The following proteins are co-located in the Castanea sativa cultivar Marrone di Chiusa Pesio chromosome 8, ASM4071231v1 genome:
- the LOC142606824 gene encoding E3 ubiquitin-protein ligase AIRP2 translates to MGKSSFRDSLKALEADIQHANTLALDFPRENDGARMQMRLSYSPAAHLFLFLVQWTDCHLAGVLGLLRILIYMTYADGKTTMSVYERKASIREFYAVIFPSFLQLQRGVTDLEDRKQKETCSLRYKKKDELEKGKLSEIDIEREEECGICMEVNSKVVLPNCNHSLCWKCYRDWHGRSQSCPFCRDSLKRVNSGDLWIYTDKSDVVDLSSILKENRRRLFMYINKLPLVVPDHVLVPYNPHVR, encoded by the exons GGCTTTAGattttccaagggagaatgatGGAGCACGTATGCAGATGAGACTGTCCTACAGTCCAGCGgctcacctttttctttttcttgttcaatGGACTGATTGTCACCTTGCTGGTGTACTTGGTTTGCTTAGAATTCTTATTTATATG ACCTATGCAGATGGCAAGACCACCATGTCTGTCTATGAAAGGAAAGCAAGTATTAGAGAGTTTTATG cGGTGATATTTCCATCTTTCTTGCAACTTCAAAGAGGCGTCACAGATTTGGAGGACCGGAAGCAGAAAGAGACATGTAGTCTCAGATACAAAAAGAAGGATGAGTTGGAAAAAGGAAAACTCTCTGAAAttgacatagaaagagaagaggAGTGTGGCATTTGCATGGAGGTGAATAGCAAGGTTGTTTTGCCTAATTGCAACCATTCTTTGTGTTGGAAGTGTTATCGGGATTG GCATGGGCGGTCGCAGTCATGTCCCTTCTGTCGAGACAGCCTTAAAAGAGTAAACTCCGGTGACCTTTGGATCTACACAGATAAGTCTGATGTTGTTGATTTATCTTCAATTTTGAAGGAGAATCGTAGGAGGCTGTTCATGTACATAAATAAATTGCCCCTTGTTGTTCCAGATCATGTGTTAGTTCCCTATAATCCTCATGTTAGGTGA
- the LOC142606823 gene encoding ammonium transporter 1 member 3-like, whose amino-acid sequence MEGSWEQSVTDSINTVYLLFSAYLVFVMQLGFAMLCAGSVRAKNAMNIMLTNVVDAVVGSISYYLFGFAFAFGDGSNSNPFIGTNFFALFNIPNTSYDYSFFLYQWAFAIAVAGITSGSIAERTQFTSYLIFSFFLTGFVYPIVAHWVWSSSGWLSPSSSDLLLGSGAIDFAGSGVVHLVGGIAGLWGSFIEGPRVGRFDAFGKPIQMRGHNATLVVLGTFLLWFGWFGFNPGSFDKILVAYPNTSQGNWTAVGRTAVTTTLAGSTAGLVTLFGRRLLVGHWDALDVCNGLLGGFVAITSGCSVVEPWAAIVCGFVAAWVLIGLNILALKLKFDDPLEATQLHGGCGAWGLIFTGLFAKEEFVIQAYDSGESGVVRPFGLFMGGGWGLIGAQAIEVLVIVGWVSLTMGPLFYGLHKLGILRISPEEEIAGLDISTHGGYAYAHHEEDQPRFYADYIRVQN is encoded by the coding sequence ATGGAGGGCTCATGGGAACAAAGTGTCACAGATTCCATCAACACCGTTTACCTCCTCTTTTCTGCTTACCTTGTCTTTGTAATGCAGCTTGGCTTTGCCATGCTCTGTGCTGGCTCAGTCCGAGCCAAGAATGCCATGAACATCATGCTTACCAATGTTGTTGATGCGGTTGTTGGTAGCATCTCTTATTACCTCTTTGGCTTTGCTTTTGCCTTTGGTGATGGCTCCAATTCCAACCCTTTCATTGGTACAAActtctttgctttgtttaacatccCCAATACCTCATATGACTACAGCTTCTTTCTTTACCAATGGGCTTTCGCTATAGCTGTTGCTGGTATTACCAGTGGCTCAATAGCAGAGAGAACCCAGTTCACTTCTTACctaattttctcattttttctcaCTGGATTTGTGTACCCAATTGTGGCTCATTGGGTTTGGTCATCTAGTGGTTGGCTCAGTCCTAGTTCCAGTGACTTGTTGTTAGGTTCAGGTGCAATTGACTTTGCTGGGAGTGGGGTGGTGcatttggttggtggaattgctGGGCTTTGGGGCTCTTTCATAGAAGGCCCAAGAGTGGGCCGGTTTGATGCGTTTGGGAAGCCTATACAAATGAGAGGCCACAATGCAACCCTTGTGGTACTAGGTACTTTTCTGTTGTGGTTTGGATGGTTTGGGTTCAATCCGGGCTCATTTGATAAGATTCTTGTGGCCTATCCCAACACCAGCCAAGGTAATTGGACTGCGGTAGGCCGGACTGCAGTCACTACCACATTAGCCGGGTCAACTGCTGGACTCGTAACCCTTTTCGGCCGACGATTACTAGTGGGACATTGGGATGCATTGGATGTTTGCAATGGGCTGCTAGGTGGGTTTGTTGCAATCACATCAGGCTGCTCGGTTGTTGAGCCCTGGGCTGCTATTGTGTGCGGGTTTGTCGCTGCATGGGTCTTGATTGGGCTCAATATCTTGGCCTTAAAACTGAAATTTGATGACCCATTGGAGGCAACCCAGTTGCATGGTGGTTGTGGTGCCTGGGGTTTGATATTTACAGGGTTGTTCGCTAAAGAAGAATTTGTGATTCAAGCATATGATTCAGGCGAATCAGGCGTGGTGAGGCCCTTTGGTCTTTTTATGGGTGGAGGCTGGGGTTTGATTGGAGCCCAAGCGATAGAGGTTTTGGTGATTGTGGGCTGGGTAAGTTTGACAATGGGACCTCTATTTTATGGCCTACACAAGCTTGGGATTTTGAGAATCTCTCCTGAAGAAGAAATTGCCGGCCTTGACATATCTACACATGGAGGCTATGCCTATGCTCACCACGAAGAAGACCAACCTCGCTTCTATGCAGATTACATACGTGTACAAAATTGA
- the LOC142607251 gene encoding non-specific phospholipase C1: MAFRRVPFSFFFFLFLIASSQSLEFKKKHKINGPIKTLVVIIMENRSFDHIYGWLKATRPDIDGLDGDESNRVVVTNPDSEEVKVSNDALFIDSDPGHSFQAIREQIFGSNDSTQEPLMNGFAQQAESENPGMSRTVMSGFKPELLPVYTELANEFTVFDRWFASVPASTQPNRFYVHSATSHGAMSNVRKDLIHGFPQKTIFDSLDENGLSFGIYYQNIPATLFFSSLRKLKHVTKFHSYSLKFKLHAKLGKLPNYAVVEQRYFDVDAFPANDDHPSHDVALGQRFVKEVYETLRASPQWNEMAILITYDEHGGFYDHVPTPVYGVPSPDGIIGGDPFYFRFDRLGVRVPTILISPWVEKGTVIHLPDGPTATSQFEHSSIPATVKKLFNLESNFLTKRDAWAGTFESYFNIRDSPRDDCPVTLPEVKRSLRPWGPKEDARLSEFQVEMIQLASQLNGDYLLNAYPDIGKSMTVGEANQYAEDAVKRFLEAGKAALKAGANESAIVTMRPSLTSRIMLRDRQSHGHHVESY, from the exons ATGGCTTTCCGGCGAGTCCcttttagcttctttttctttctctttctcatagCTTCTTCCCAGTCCTTGGAATTCAAAAAGAAGCACAAAATCAATGGACCCATCAAGACCCTGGTCGTCATCATCATGGAAAACCGTTCTTTTGACCACATCTACGGTTGGCTCAAAGCGACCCGACCCGACATCGACGGCTTGGACGGCGACGAGTCGAACCGGGTTGTAGTAACGAACCCGGACTCGGAAGAAGTTAAGGTTTCAAACGACGCTCTGTTCATAGACTCGGATCCGGGTCACTCGTTTCAGGCGATCAGGGAACAGATATTCGGGTCGAACGATTCGACCCAAGAGCCGTTGATGAACGGGTTCGCTCAGCAAGCGGAGAGCGAGAATCCAGGCATGTCGAGAACCGTGATGAGCGGGTTCAAACCGGAGCTCCTACCGGTTTACACCGAGTTAGCGAACGAGTTCACCGTGTTCGACCGGTGGTTCGCCTCGGTGCCCGCGTCGACTCAGCCGAACCGATTCTACGTCCACTCGGCCACGTCACACGGAGCTATGAGCAACGTACGGAAAGACCTTATCCATGGGTTCCCACAAAAAACGATCTTCGACTCGCTCGACGAAAATGGCCTCAGCTTTGGCATTTATTACCAAAACATCCCGGCAACCTTGTTCTTCTCGAGCCTGAGGAAACTCAAGCACGTGACTAAGTTTCACAGCTACTCTTTGAAGTTTAAATTGCACGCCAAGCTGGGTAAGCTGCCGAACTATGCGGTGGTGGAACAGAGGTACTTTGATGTGGACGCGTTCCCAGCCAATGATGACCACCCATCGCATGACGTGGCGCTCGGACAGAGGTTCGTGAAGGAGGTGTACGAGACGCTGAGAGCTAGCCCTCAGTGGAACGAGATGGCTATTTTGATTACCTATGATGAGCATGGTGGCTTTTACGATCACGTGCCTACACCCGTTTATGGTGTGCCTAGCCCTGATGGGATCATTGGTGGTGACCCCTTTTACTTCCGGTTCGACCGCTTGGGTGTTCGGGTCCCGACCATACTTATCTCGCCGTGGGTCGAGAAGGGTACTG TGATTCATTTGCCAGATGGACCAACAGCAACTTCACAATTTGAACATTCTTCTATACCTGCAACTGTGAAGAAGCTTTTCAATCTGGAATCAAACTTCCTGACCAAGAGGGATGCATGGGCTGGTACTTTTGAGAGCTATTTTAACATCCGTGATAGTCCACGTGATGATTGTCCAG TAACCCTTCCAGAAGTAAAGAGATCACTGAGGCCATGGGGACCGAAAGAAGATGCCAGACTCTCAGAATTTCAAGTTGAAATGATCCAGCTTGCATCCCAGCTCAATGGTGACTATCTCCTGAACGCCTACCCAGATATTGGTAAGAGCATGACAGTGGGTGAAGCCAACCAGTATGCAGAGGATGCAGTCAAGAGATTCTTGGAAGCAGGGAAGGCTGCTCTTAAAGCTGGAGCTAATGAGTCTGCAATTGTTACAATGAGACCTTCCCTCACTAGCCGAATTATGTTGAGGGATCGGCAAAGTCACGGCCACCATGTCGAAAGCTACTGA